In Camarhynchus parvulus chromosome 28, STF_HiC, whole genome shotgun sequence, the following proteins share a genomic window:
- the MIDN gene encoding midnolin — protein MDPQPGARSCSRGAPACEVGPPEPPMNLYIHTTTGTRYELSVPAEETVEGLKRRLSQRLKVPKERLALLHKESRLSSGKLQDLGVVEGSKLTLVPTVEAGLMSQASRPEQSVMQALESLTETQVNDFLSGRSPLTLALRVGDHMMFVQLQLAAQQSTGQLQHRHLIASRGEAGAGASPHCRTLHGAGGSGFARIPVVPSCQQSPAPSPTPTPPAPPVYCNAPHAAPVTAGMFRSHGASTQTVNSSVVSSCSEVDCGSRSSSSPGSSPAPSARSRKPGAVIESFVNHAPGVFSGTFSGTLHPNCQDSSGRPRRDIGTILQILNDLLSATRHYQGMPQSLTQLRCQTQFSSSSSSSSSSPPASPDLATKTTSEPLPAAAAPTLHPVVQCQSQIRMCKPSGDRLRQTENRATRCKVERLQLLLQQKRLRRKARRDARAPYHWVPNRKAGRTNSNSSVSSSEGSLDLDFEDSVWKPEVKAEMKSEFVVA, from the exons ATGGACCCGCAGCCCGGCgccaggagctgcagccgcGGGGCTCCCGCCTGCGAGGTGGGGCCACCCGAACCCCCCATGAACCTCTACATCCACACCACCACCGGCACCCGCTATGAGCTCTCGGTGCCCGCCGAGGAGACGGTGGAGGGGCTGAAGCGGCGGCTGTCCCAGCGCCTCAAGGTGCCCAAGGAGCGTCTGGCGCTGCTGCACAAAGAGAG CCGCCTCAGCTCTGGCAAACTGCAGGACCTGGGGGTCGTGGAAGGCAGCAAGCTGACACTGGTGCCCACCGTGGAGGCCGGCTTGATG tcccaGGCGTCCAGGCCAGAACAGTCGGTGATGCAAGCTCTGGAAAGCTTAACTGAAACTCAG GTCAACGACTTCTTGTCGGGCCGGTCCCCGCTGACCCTGGCCCTGCGTGTGGGTGACCACATGATGTtcgtgcagctgcagctggcgGCTCAGCAGAGCacggggcagctccagcaccgACACCTCATCGCCAGCCGGGGCGAGGCGGGGGCCGGCGCCAGCCCCCACTGCCGGACGCTGCACGGTGCCGGCGGCTCCGGCTTCGCCCGCATCCCCGTGGTGCCCTCGTGCCAGCAGAGcccggcccccagccccacgCCCACCCCGCCGGCCCCCCCCGTGTACTGTAACGCCCCTCACGCCGCTCCTGTCACCGCCGGCATGTTCCGGTCGCACGGGGCCAGCACGCAGACAGTGAACAGCAGCGTGGTCTCCTCCTGCTCAGAG GTGGACTGTGGCTcccgcagcagcagctccccggGCAGCAGCCCGGCCCCCTCGGCCCGATCCCGCAAGCCTGGGGCGGTCATCGAGAGCTTTGTCAACCACGCTCCTGGGGTTTTCTCAGGGACCTTCTCCG GCACTTTGCACCCCAACTGCCAGGACAGCAgcgggcggccgcggcgggACATCGGCACCATCCTGCAGATCCTCAACGACCTCCTCAGCGCCACGAGACACTACCAGGGCATGCCCCagtccctgacacagctccGCTGCCAGACGcagttctcctcctcctcctcttcttcctcctcctcgccgCCTGCCTCTCCAGACCTCGCCACCAAAACTACCTCAGAGCCGCTgccggcggccgccgcccccACCCTGCACCCCGTCGTCCAGTGCCAAAGCCAGATCCGGATGTGCAAGCCCAGCG GGGACCGGCTGCGGCAGACGGAGAACCGGGCGACGCGCTGCAAGGTGGAgcggctgcagctgctgctgcagcagaagcgGCTGCGGCGGAAGGCGCGGCGGGACGCCAGGGCTCCGTACCACTGGGTGCCCAACCGCAAGGCCGGCCGCaccaacagcaacagcagcgTCTCCAGCAGCGAGGGCAGCCTGGACCTGGACTTCGAGGACTCGGTCTGGAAGCCGGAGGTCAAGGCCGAGATGAAATCCGAGTTTGTCGTAGCATAG